The sequence below is a genomic window from Silene latifolia isolate original U9 population chromosome 7, ASM4854445v1, whole genome shotgun sequence.
gatggcaatgggtcgggttggatcgggttttgcaagatccaaacccaatccacttacttattggatcaccgatccatatccaaacccgatccatagctaaaattttaaaatccatacccgatccattatAATTTTTTCAAATCCATACCCACCccaaatccatacccgatccaccaTATAATCCAAAATCCAATTCGAAACTTGATTTACTATATAAAAAATTTATCTTAtatgaaaaaaattgaaatttcgaGCTTAATAAAGCctaaattttgaaaaatatttgattggatcgggttcgggtatgaatggatcgggtttggataTGGTTCGGGTTTTCCAATAGTCGATTTGGATATAGGTTTTTAAGTAGTGGATCGGTTATGGATTTTTAAAAGGTGGGTTTGGATCGATTTTTCTCCTTCGGTTCGATTCGGGTTCGGTTCGGTTTGGGCCACAATTGCCATCCCTAGGTGCAGCTGTCTGGTTATACTCCTGCTGGTTGTTATGAGTGGCTTAGAGGAGCAAGGACCAAGGTAGAGTGGCATAATGCAGTATGGGATAGTTGGAATCTTCCTAAACACAGGTTTATGGGCTGGCTCATAGCTCACAATTCCCTACACACCAACAGCAGACTGAAGAGTTTTGGGATGAATGTTGATGGATTGTGTTTCCTATGTGGGCAGGCTGAAGAAACACAAAAGCATCTGTTCTTTGAATGCGCTTTCAGCAGAAGGGTTATACAAGCTTTGATGAAGTGTACTGGTTTAAAGTTACCTGAAACTAATATCCTGCATTGGTGCATCCATAATACAGGCCTGAAAACGCAAAGAAAGGTAATGAATGCCCTGGTTCTGAGTGCTATGTACCAGGTGTGGCAGCAGAGAAACAAGAGTCGAATTGAGCAACTGGTAATGAGGCCAATGCGTGTGGCACAGTTGATCAGTGATGATATGAAGAAAAGGATAAAGGAAAGGGATAAGAGGAAGCTGACATCACAGGATCTAGATTGGCTAGGGAGTTTAAGTTTTATATAATTCCATGAAAGGTTTTGGCCTTTATTTTTTTGTAATTGAAActctttatatatatgtataataccctcacattttaccaaaaaaaaaataatgtgtTATGGATGTAGTAAGGGTTGTGTTGTTATTATGTTTATGTAGATCGACTTGACATTGAACTTTGTTTGTTAGGAACCCGTATGGGTAACCGGGTTCCTTGGGCACCGTTGTACGTGGAGGACCACCCGTGAGTCTCCCTTTGTGGGCTTACTACACCATTTATTATCCGGGGAGTATTCGTGATCGATCACGTTCGC
It includes:
- the LOC141590080 gene encoding uncharacterized protein LOC141590080: MGWLIAHNSLHTNSRLKSFGMNVDGLCFLCGQAEETQKHLFFECAFSRRVIQALMKCTGLKLPETNILHWCIHNTGLKTQRKVMNALVLSAMYQVWQQRNKSRIEQLVMRPMRVAQLISDDMKKRIKERDKRKLTSQDLDWLGSLSFI